A single Carettochelys insculpta isolate YL-2023 chromosome 2, ASM3395843v1, whole genome shotgun sequence DNA region contains:
- the LOC142008218 gene encoding uncharacterized protein LOC142008218 produces the protein MSVDDKPDLMTHLPSPPGERPFPFPACDESLGEETALVIHSQAEEPEYKCILCGKSFSQQPSLARHQKHHAAERSYICPECGKSFSLKHNLVIHQRTHTGERPYQCAVCQKSFSLKQNLVTHQRTHSGERPFACPQCGRRFREQRFLLTHQRTHTEERPDQCRRCDKALQEKQVLASHQGAPRGEGASQHTCLGTHEETHPGGSPFAGHD, from the coding sequence ATGAGTGTGGATGATAAGCCGGATCTCATGACTCACCTGCCGTCACCCCCCGGGGAGAGGCCGTTCCCATTTCCTGCCTGCGATGAGAGCCTGGGCGAGGAGACGGCCCTGGTGATCCACAGCCAGGCGGAGGAACCGGAgtacaaatgcattctgtgcgggaagagcttcagccagcagcccagcctggcccggcACCAGAAGCACCACGCGGCAGAGAGGTCCTACATCTGCCCCGAGTGCGGTAAGAGCTTCAGCCTCAAGCACAACCTGGTCATCCACCAGCGCACCCACACGGGCGAGCGGCCCTACCAGTGCGCCGTCTGCCAGAAGAGCTTCAGCCTCAAGCAGAACCTGGTCACGCACCAGCGCACCCACAGCGGGGAGCGGCCCTTCGCCTGCCCCCAGTGTGGCAGGCGCTTCCGGGAGCAGCGCTTCCTGCTCACCCACCAGAGGACCCACACCGAGGAGCGGCCCGACCAATGCCGCCGATGCGACAAGGCCTTGCAGGAGAAGCAGGTGCTCGCCAGCCACCAGGGAGCCCCCCGCGGGGAGGGCGCCAGCCAGCACACCTGCCTGGGGACGCATGAGGAGACCCACCCAGGCGGGAGCCCGTTTGCCGGGCATGACTGA